In one Pseudomonas tensinigenes genomic region, the following are encoded:
- the fnr gene encoding fumarate/nitrate reduction transcriptional regulator Fnr: MSEPVKLRAHNQAHCKDCSLAPLCLPLSLNLEDMDALDEIVKRGRPLKKGEFLFRQGDTFDSVYAVRSGALKTFSLSDSGEEQLTGFHLPSELVGLSGMDTEKHPVSAQALETTSVCEIPFERLDELALQLPQLRRQLMRVMSREIRDDQQMMLLLSKKTADERIATFLVNLSARFRARGFSANQFRLSMSRNEIGNYLGLAVETVSRVFTRFQQNELIAAEGKEIHILDPIQLCALAGGSLEG; the protein is encoded by the coding sequence ATGTCCGAGCCAGTTAAACTGCGCGCTCATAACCAGGCCCATTGCAAGGATTGCAGCCTGGCCCCTCTCTGCCTGCCACTTTCTCTGAATCTGGAAGACATGGATGCGCTGGACGAAATCGTTAAACGTGGCCGCCCACTGAAAAAGGGTGAGTTCCTGTTCCGCCAGGGCGACACGTTCGATTCCGTTTATGCAGTACGCTCCGGCGCCCTGAAGACCTTCAGCCTGAGCGACAGCGGCGAAGAACAGCTCACCGGTTTCCACCTGCCGAGCGAACTGGTCGGTTTGTCAGGCATGGACACCGAGAAACACCCGGTGTCGGCGCAGGCGCTGGAAACCACCTCGGTCTGCGAAATCCCTTTTGAACGTCTTGATGAACTGGCCCTGCAACTGCCGCAGCTGCGCCGCCAGTTGATGCGCGTGATGAGCCGGGAAATCCGCGACGACCAGCAAATGATGTTGCTGCTGTCGAAAAAAACCGCCGACGAGCGTATCGCTACCTTCCTCGTCAACCTTTCCGCACGCTTCCGCGCTCGCGGCTTCTCGGCCAATCAGTTCCGCCTGAGCATGTCGCGCAATGAAATCGGTAACTACCTCGGCCTGGCGGTGGAAACCGTGTCTCGCGTGTTCACGCGCTTCCAGCAAAACGAACTGATCGCCGCCGAGGGCAAGGAGATTCACATCCTCGACCCGATCCAGCTCTGCGCGCTGGCCGGTGGCTCGCTCGAAGGCTGA
- the hemN gene encoding oxygen-independent coproporphyrinogen III oxidase: MLDAIRWDSDLIRRYDLAGPRYTSYPTAVQFHSQVGTFDLFHALRDSRKALRPLSLYVHVPFCANICYYCACNKVITKDRGRALPYLQRLEQEIQLIACHLDPAQKVEQLHFGGGTPTFLSHDELRQLMAHLRKHFNLLDDDSGDYGIEIDPREADWSTMGLLRELGFNRVSIGLQDLDPAVQRAVNRLQSLEETRAVIDAARTLQFRSINIDLIYGLPKQTPENFARTVEEVISLQPDRLSVFNYAHLPERFMPQRRINGNELPAPAQKLEMLERTIEQLTAAGYRYIGMDHFALPDDELAIAQEEETLQRNFQGYTTHGHCDLIGLGVSAISQIGDLYCQNSSDLNEYQNTLAAAQLATSRGLLCNADDRLRRAVIQQLICNFSLEFAEIEQQFNIDFQGYFGALWPQLQGMASDGLIELDRERIEVLPAGRLLVRSVCMVFDAYLEQQNRQRFSRVI, translated from the coding sequence ATGCTCGACGCCATTCGTTGGGACTCTGATCTGATCCGCCGCTATGACCTGGCGGGGCCGCGCTACACCTCTTATCCGACGGCTGTGCAATTTCACAGTCAAGTCGGCACCTTCGACCTGTTCCATGCCCTGCGCGACAGCCGCAAAGCCCTGCGCCCCTTGTCGCTGTACGTGCATGTGCCGTTCTGCGCGAACATTTGCTACTACTGCGCCTGCAATAAGGTCATCACCAAGGATCGCGGTCGTGCGTTGCCGTACTTGCAGCGGCTGGAGCAGGAAATCCAGTTGATCGCCTGCCACCTCGACCCGGCACAAAAAGTCGAGCAACTGCACTTTGGCGGCGGCACGCCGACCTTTCTCAGCCACGACGAACTGCGTCAGTTGATGGCGCACCTGCGCAAGCATTTCAATCTGCTGGATGACGACTCTGGCGATTACGGCATCGAGATCGACCCGCGCGAAGCCGACTGGTCGACCATGGGCCTGCTGCGCGAACTGGGTTTCAACCGTGTCAGCATCGGTCTGCAAGACCTCGATCCGGCGGTGCAGCGTGCGGTCAATCGCCTGCAAAGTCTGGAAGAAACCCGCGCAGTGATCGATGCCGCGCGCACTCTGCAATTTCGCTCGATCAATATCGATCTGATCTACGGCTTGCCCAAGCAGACCCCGGAAAACTTCGCCCGCACCGTCGAGGAAGTGATCAGCCTGCAACCGGATCGGCTCTCGGTGTTCAACTACGCGCACCTGCCGGAACGCTTCATGCCGCAGCGACGGATCAATGGCAATGAGCTACCTGCGCCCGCGCAGAAGCTGGAAATGCTCGAGCGCACCATCGAACAGCTCACCGCCGCCGGTTATCGCTACATCGGCATGGACCACTTTGCCCTGCCCGACGATGAGCTGGCCATTGCCCAAGAGGAGGAAACCCTGCAACGCAACTTCCAGGGTTACACCACCCACGGCCATTGCGACTTGATTGGTCTGGGGGTTTCCGCAATCAGCCAGATCGGCGACCTGTACTGCCAGAACAGCAGCGACCTCAACGAGTACCAGAACACCCTCGCCGCCGCGCAACTGGCGACCAGCCGGGGTTTGCTGTGCAACGCCGATGATCGCTTGCGCCGCGCGGTGATCCAGCAACTGATCTGCAATTTCAGCCTGGAATTCGCCGAGATCGAGCAGCAGTTCAACATCGATTTTCAGGGCTATTTCGGCGCGCTATGGCCGCAACTGCAAGGCATGGCCAGCGATGGCCTGATAGAGCTGGATCGCGAACGAATCGAGGTGTTGCCGGCGGGACGCCTGTTGGTGCGCTCGGTGTGCATGGTCTTTGATGCCTACCTTGAGCAGCAAAACCGCCAGCGTTTCTCGCGGGTGATTTAG
- a CDS encoding sulfite exporter TauE/SafE family protein, protein MLELAPLLVSALILGLLGGGHCLGMCGGLMGALTLAIPKEQRSRRFRLLLAYNLGRILSYATAGLLIGLAGWAVANSPAALFMRVLAGLLLIAMGLYLAGWWSGLTRIESLGRGLWRYIQPVANRLLPVSSLPRALLLGALWGWLPCGLVYSTLLWSASQGNALDSALLMLAFGLGTWPVLLATGLAAERVTALLRKRSVRMAGGLLVILFGIWTLPGPHQHWLMGH, encoded by the coding sequence ATGCTTGAACTGGCGCCGCTGTTGGTGTCTGCACTGATTCTTGGTTTGCTCGGTGGCGGGCATTGTCTGGGCATGTGCGGCGGTTTGATGGGCGCGCTGACCCTGGCGATTCCCAAGGAACAGCGCAGCCGGCGCTTTCGTCTGCTGCTGGCGTACAACCTGGGGCGGATCCTCAGTTATGCCACCGCCGGATTGCTGATTGGCCTTGCAGGCTGGGCGGTCGCGAACAGCCCAGCCGCATTGTTCATGCGCGTGCTGGCCGGACTACTGCTGATCGCCATGGGTTTGTATCTGGCCGGTTGGTGGAGCGGACTGACCCGCATTGAAAGTCTCGGACGCGGTTTGTGGCGCTACATTCAGCCGGTCGCTAATCGCTTGTTGCCGGTGTCGAGTTTGCCTCGTGCGCTATTGCTTGGCGCGCTGTGGGGCTGGCTGCCGTGCGGACTGGTTTACAGCACGTTGTTGTGGTCGGCGAGTCAGGGCAATGCGCTGGACAGTGCGTTGTTGATGCTTGCGTTTGGCCTCGGCACCTGGCCGGTGCTACTCGCCACGGGCCTCGCGGCTGAGCGGGTTACGGCGCTGTTGCGCAAACGCAGCGTGCGCATGGCAGGTGGGTTGCTGGTGATTCTGTTCGGCATCTGGACCCTTCCCGGCCCGCATCAGCATTGGCTCATGGGCCATTAG
- the ccoS gene encoding cbb3-type cytochrome oxidase assembly protein CcoS, with the protein MPALYVMIPAALLIVAIAVYIFFWAVDSGQYDDLDGPAHSILFDDQDPNHTAAVDEANTSKPDDKAPPHA; encoded by the coding sequence ATGCCAGCTCTCTACGTGATGATCCCGGCCGCCCTGCTGATCGTGGCCATCGCCGTTTACATCTTCTTCTGGGCGGTGGACAGCGGTCAGTACGACGACCTCGACGGTCCGGCGCACAGCATCCTCTTCGATGATCAGGATCCGAACCACACCGCGGCGGTGGACGAAGCCAACACCAGCAAACCGGACGACAAGGCCCCACCCCATGCTTGA
- a CDS encoding heavy metal translocating P-type ATPase — MTTPMPCYHCALPVPSGSRFTAVVLGESREFCCPGCQAVAEAIVAGGLESYYQHRSEASANPEALPVQLTDELALYDRADVQQPFVRHEGELAETTLLMEGISCAACGWLIEKHLRTLPAVAEARLNLSNHRLHVRWADAQLPLSQILAELRHIGYAAHPYQADRASEQLASENRLALRQLGVAGLLWFQAMMATMATWPEFNIDLSPELHTILRWVALFLTTPIVFYSCAPFFKGAMRDLRTRHLTMDVSVSLAIGSAYIAGIWTSITGVGELYFDAVGMFALFLLAGRYLERRARERTAAATAQLVNLLPASCLRLDNNGQSERILLSELRLGERILVQAGSILPADGKIIDGQSSIDESLLTGEYLPQPRMPGDAVTAGTLNVEGALTVEVQALGQDTRLSAIVRLLDRAQAEKPRLAEIADRAAQWFLLLSLIAAAAIGLLWWELDSSRAFWIVLAMLVATCPCALSLATPTALTAATGTLHKLGLLLTRGHVLEGLNQIDTVIFDKTGTLTEGRLVLRSIRPLGAHDSDECLSLAAALENRSEHPIARAFGRAPLAAEEVHSTPGLGLDGLVGGQRLRIGQAEFVCALSGTATPSMPDEAGQWLLLGDTQGPLAWFVLDDRLRDDAPALLAACKARGWRTLLLSGDSSPMVASVAAELGIDEARGGLRPDDKLQVLQQLHKEGRKVLMLGDGVNDVPVLAAADISVAMGSATDLAKTSADAVLLSNRLDALVQAFSLARRTRRVIIENLLWAALYNGLMLPFAALGWITPVWAAVGMSISSLTVVLNALRLTRLPSPPPVSTRSETRPLPA, encoded by the coding sequence ATGACCACCCCAATGCCCTGCTACCACTGCGCCCTGCCCGTTCCGTCAGGCAGCCGCTTCACCGCTGTCGTACTCGGGGAGTCCCGCGAGTTCTGCTGCCCGGGCTGTCAGGCCGTGGCCGAAGCCATCGTCGCCGGCGGTCTGGAAAGCTATTACCAACATCGCAGCGAAGCCTCGGCCAACCCCGAAGCGTTGCCGGTGCAATTGACCGACGAACTGGCGCTGTACGACCGCGCCGATGTCCAGCAACCCTTCGTCCGCCACGAAGGCGAACTGGCCGAAACCACGCTGTTGATGGAAGGCATCAGTTGCGCCGCGTGTGGCTGGCTGATCGAAAAACACCTGCGCACGCTGCCTGCCGTGGCCGAGGCGCGACTGAATCTGTCCAACCATCGCCTGCACGTGCGCTGGGCCGACGCACAACTGCCACTGAGCCAGATCCTCGCCGAACTGCGCCACATCGGTTACGCCGCCCACCCGTATCAGGCTGATCGCGCCAGTGAACAACTGGCCAGCGAAAATCGTCTGGCCCTGCGCCAACTCGGTGTCGCCGGCCTGCTGTGGTTTCAGGCAATGATGGCGACCATGGCCACCTGGCCGGAATTCAACATCGACCTCAGCCCCGAGCTGCATACGATTCTGCGCTGGGTCGCGCTGTTCCTGACCACGCCGATCGTGTTCTATAGCTGCGCGCCGTTCTTCAAAGGGGCGATGCGCGATTTGCGCACGCGTCACCTGACCATGGATGTCTCGGTGTCGCTGGCGATCGGCAGTGCCTACATCGCCGGGATCTGGACCTCGATCACCGGCGTCGGTGAGTTGTATTTCGATGCGGTCGGGATGTTTGCGCTGTTTCTGCTTGCCGGGCGTTATCTCGAACGTCGTGCCCGCGAGCGCACGGCTGCCGCTACCGCACAACTTGTGAATCTATTGCCGGCCTCGTGTCTGCGGCTGGACAACAACGGCCAGAGCGAACGCATCCTGCTCAGCGAGCTACGCCTCGGCGAGCGGATTCTGGTGCAGGCCGGCTCGATTCTGCCGGCGGATGGCAAGATCATCGACGGCCAGTCGAGCATCGACGAATCACTGCTGACCGGCGAATACCTGCCGCAACCGCGCATGCCGGGCGATGCGGTCACCGCCGGCACACTCAATGTCGAAGGTGCGCTGACCGTGGAAGTGCAGGCGCTGGGCCAAGACACGCGCCTGTCCGCCATCGTCCGCCTGCTCGACCGCGCCCAAGCGGAAAAACCGCGACTGGCGGAAATCGCCGACCGTGCCGCGCAATGGTTTTTGCTGTTATCGCTGATCGCGGCGGCCGCCATTGGCCTGTTGTGGTGGGAACTGGATTCGTCACGAGCATTCTGGATTGTCCTCGCCATGCTCGTTGCGACCTGCCCGTGCGCCCTGTCGCTGGCAACGCCGACCGCCCTCACCGCCGCCACCGGCACCCTGCACAAACTCGGGTTGCTGCTGACGCGCGGCCATGTGCTGGAAGGTTTGAATCAGATCGACACAGTGATCTTCGACAAGACCGGCACCCTCACCGAAGGCCGACTGGTGCTGCGTTCGATTCGCCCACTCGGCGCGCACGACAGCGATGAATGCCTGAGCCTCGCCGCCGCCCTGGAGAACCGTTCAGAACACCCGATTGCCCGCGCTTTCGGCCGTGCGCCGCTGGCCGCTGAAGAAGTCCACAGCACGCCGGGCCTTGGCCTCGACGGGCTGGTTGGCGGACAGCGCCTGCGCATCGGTCAGGCGGAATTTGTCTGCGCCCTCAGCGGCACCGCAACACCGTCGATGCCGGACGAGGCCGGCCAATGGTTGCTGCTTGGCGACACTCAAGGGCCACTGGCGTGGTTCGTCCTCGACGATCGCTTGCGTGATGACGCCCCGGCGCTGCTCGCCGCGTGCAAGGCACGCGGCTGGCGCACATTGCTGTTGTCCGGTGATAGCTCGCCGATGGTCGCCAGTGTGGCGGCGGAACTGGGCATTGATGAGGCTCGCGGCGGTTTGCGTCCGGACGACAAACTGCAAGTGCTGCAACAACTGCACAAGGAAGGTCGCAAGGTGCTGATGCTCGGTGACGGCGTCAACGACGTGCCGGTGCTGGCTGCCGCTGATATCAGCGTGGCCATGGGTTCAGCCACCGATCTGGCGAAAACCAGCGCCGATGCAGTGCTGCTGTCCAATCGCCTCGACGCCCTGGTCCAAGCCTTCTCGCTCGCGCGGCGCACGCGGCGGGTAATCATCGAGAACCTGCTGTGGGCGGCGCTGTACAATGGCCTCATGTTGCCGTTCGCCGCCCTCGGCTGGATCACTCCGGTGTGGGCCGCCGTCGGCATGTCGATCAGTTCGTTGACCGTGGTGCTCAATGCCCTGCGCCTGACTCGCCTGCCGAGTCCGCCGCCCGTCAGCACCCGGTCAGAAACCCGCCCGCTGCCGGCCTGA
- a CDS encoding FixH family protein codes for MPAANAASPWYKHLWPWIIIGILACSVTLTLSMVTIAVNNPDNLVNDNYYEAGKGINRSLDRELLAQNLKMRAAMHLDDVTGEVDLRLSGDSQPKTLELNLISPTQPEKDRKIVLTRSETETGRYIGQLGDKVEGRRFVELLGSQDDHVWRMFEEELVSHDKDLLLGDEPLQGAEDLKK; via the coding sequence ATGCCCGCAGCAAACGCCGCAAGTCCCTGGTACAAGCACCTTTGGCCATGGATCATCATCGGGATTCTGGCCTGTTCGGTGACCCTGACCCTGTCGATGGTGACCATCGCGGTGAACAACCCGGACAACCTGGTCAACGACAACTACTACGAGGCGGGCAAAGGCATCAACCGTTCGCTGGACCGTGAACTGTTGGCGCAAAATCTGAAGATGCGTGCGGCTATGCATCTGGATGACGTAACCGGTGAAGTTGATTTGCGTTTGAGCGGTGACAGTCAGCCAAAGACGCTGGAATTGAATCTGATCTCGCCGACGCAGCCCGAGAAGGATCGCAAGATCGTGTTGACTCGCAGCGAGACTGAAACGGGCCGCTACATTGGGCAATTGGGCGACAAGGTTGAAGGTCGCCGGTTTGTTGAGTTGCTCGGCAGTCAGGATGATCACGTCTGGCGGATGTTCGAAGAAGAGCTGGTCAGCCATGACAAGGATCTGTTGCTGGGTGATGAGCCGCTGCAAGGTGCCGAAGACTTGAAGAAGTAA
- the ccoG gene encoding cytochrome c oxidase accessory protein CcoG, whose product MSNQIPVHDVTPPSKNANNSVDLYASREKIYTRAFTGLFRNLRMMGGAALFLLYFGTVWLNWGGHQAVWWNLPERKFFIFGATFWPQDFILLSGLLIIAAFGLFFITVYAGRVWCGYTCPQSVWTWIFMWCEKVTEGDRNQRIKLDKAPMSANKFLRKAAKHSMWLLIGFVTGMTFVGYFSPIRELVFEFFTGQADGWSYFWVGFFTLATYGNAGWLREQVCIYMCPYARFQSVMFDKDTLIVSYDPRRGESRGPRKKGIDYKAQGLGDCIDCTMCVQVCPTGIDIRDGLQIECIGCAACIDACDSIMDKMDYPRGLISYTTEHNLSGQKTHKLRPRLIGYAVVLLAMISLLVTAFFMRSLVGFDVSKDRVLYRENAEGRIENVYSLKIMNKDQRDHTYVLGASGLPDLRLQGKREIKVAAGDIVSMPVELSSAPEQLPSSTNEVKFLLKDADDDSVHVEAKSRFIGPQIR is encoded by the coding sequence ATGAGCAACCAGATTCCGGTACACGACGTCACACCACCGAGCAAGAACGCGAACAACAGCGTTGATCTTTACGCCTCTCGAGAAAAAATCTACACCCGCGCTTTCACTGGCCTGTTCCGCAATCTGCGGATGATGGGCGGTGCCGCATTGTTCCTGCTGTATTTCGGTACGGTGTGGCTGAACTGGGGCGGCCATCAGGCCGTGTGGTGGAACCTGCCGGAACGCAAGTTCTTCATCTTCGGCGCGACCTTCTGGCCACAGGACTTCATTCTGCTCTCGGGCCTGTTGATCATTGCCGCGTTCGGCCTGTTCTTCATCACCGTGTATGCCGGGCGGGTCTGGTGCGGTTACACCTGTCCGCAAAGTGTGTGGACGTGGATTTTCATGTGGTGCGAGAAGGTCACCGAAGGCGACCGCAACCAGCGCATCAAGCTCGACAAGGCGCCGATGAGCGCCAACAAGTTTCTGCGCAAAGCCGCCAAGCACTCGATGTGGCTGTTGATCGGTTTCGTCACCGGCATGACCTTCGTCGGCTACTTCTCGCCGATCCGCGAACTGGTCTTTGAGTTCTTCACAGGGCAAGCCGATGGCTGGTCGTATTTCTGGGTCGGCTTCTTCACCCTCGCCACTTACGGCAACGCCGGTTGGTTGCGCGAGCAGGTGTGCATCTACATGTGTCCATATGCGCGCTTCCAGAGCGTGATGTTCGACAAGGACACGCTGATCGTCTCCTACGATCCGCGTCGCGGCGAAAGCCGTGGCCCACGCAAGAAAGGTATCGATTACAAGGCCCAGGGCCTTGGTGACTGCATCGACTGCACCATGTGTGTTCAGGTCTGCCCGACCGGTATCGACATCCGCGACGGCCTGCAGATCGAATGCATCGGCTGCGCCGCGTGCATCGACGCCTGCGATAGCATCATGGACAAAATGGACTACCCGCGCGGACTGATCAGCTACACCACCGAACACAACCTGTCCGGGCAGAAAACCCATAAACTGCGGCCACGCCTGATCGGCTACGCCGTGGTGTTGCTGGCAATGATCAGCCTGTTGGTCACCGCGTTCTTCATGCGCTCGCTGGTCGGTTTCGACGTCAGCAAGGACCGCGTGCTGTACCGCGAAAACGCTGAAGGCCGAATCGAAAACGTCTACAGCCTGAAAATCATGAACAAGGATCAGCGCGACCACACCTACGTACTGGGAGCCAGCGGTTTGCCGGATCTGCGCCTGCAAGGCAAACGCGAGATCAAGGTCGCGGCCGGCGATATCGTCAGCATGCCGGTCGAGTTGTCGAGCGCACCGGAACAACTGCCATCGAGCACCAACGAGGTGAAATTCCTCCTCAAGGATGCCGATGATGACAGCGTCCACGTTGAAGCCAAGAGCCGATTCATCGGCCCACAAATCCGTTGA
- a CDS encoding metallophosphoesterase family protein, whose amino-acid sequence MANNKVASLFVGAFLLFSVFMAHAVPDAPKHMVFASDTQYPWTDKTDSRTPESGEEFTKRSKWLVESQLASIADFRTRNGSQSTIPLMINGDITAFGHGWQRDYMAAALKRHFGTNYLYGLGNHDYENNVDDCFSNSCAAGSIVQFKEYHEGKVDSFDLTISGSVVNRLYSGSLAYSKTIGDVHLVQLNNEPTYTTRIAHFLNPTTFEINSALDWLEKDLRLARVQGHAIIINMHKPLEMKGSPSQQKRFIEMLKTYKVTAVFAGHLHKYGGSSYWLGNVPMYLSGATSQQTYLITSFTEDRKQLQIYLVKNNQWRNRELIDTVPVQSIWANRP is encoded by the coding sequence ATGGCTAATAATAAAGTGGCAAGTTTGTTTGTGGGTGCGTTTTTATTGTTTTCGGTTTTCATGGCCCATGCAGTGCCGGATGCACCGAAGCACATGGTGTTCGCATCGGACACGCAATATCCCTGGACCGACAAGACAGACAGCAGAACACCTGAATCCGGTGAGGAGTTTACCAAGCGCTCTAAGTGGCTGGTAGAAAGTCAGTTGGCAAGTATTGCAGACTTTCGAACTCGTAATGGATCGCAGTCAACGATCCCTTTGATGATTAATGGCGATATCACTGCTTTCGGCCATGGCTGGCAGCGTGACTATATGGCGGCGGCATTGAAGCGGCACTTCGGTACGAATTATCTGTATGGCTTGGGCAATCATGATTATGAAAATAATGTAGATGACTGCTTCAGTAACAGCTGTGCAGCGGGGAGCATTGTCCAATTCAAAGAGTATCATGAAGGCAAGGTGGATAGTTTTGATCTGACGATTAGTGGCAGTGTGGTCAACAGGCTTTATTCGGGGAGTCTTGCTTATTCAAAGACTATCGGTGACGTCCATTTGGTTCAACTCAATAATGAGCCGACCTACACAACACGGATAGCTCATTTTTTGAATCCGACTACGTTCGAAATAAACAGTGCACTGGACTGGCTCGAGAAAGATCTTCGCCTGGCGAGAGTTCAGGGTCACGCCATCATCATCAATATGCACAAACCGCTGGAGATGAAGGGCAGTCCCAGCCAGCAGAAGCGCTTTATCGAAATGCTCAAGACCTATAAGGTCACCGCAGTATTTGCCGGTCATCTGCACAAGTATGGCGGCAGTTCGTATTGGTTGGGGAATGTGCCGATGTACCTGAGTGGCGCCACTTCTCAACAAACTTACCTGATCACCAGTTTTACTGAAGATCGCAAGCAGTTGCAGATTTATCTGGTGAAGAACAATCAATGGCGAAACCGCGAGTTGATCGACACCGTTCCGGTGCAATCCATTTGGGCCAATCGTCCCTGA
- the ccoP gene encoding cytochrome-c oxidase, cbb3-type subunit III: MTTFWSLYVTVLSLGTIFALTWLLLSTRKGQRSEQTDETVGHSFDGIEEYDNPLPKWWFMLFVGTIIFALGYLVLYPGLGNWKGLLPGYNYLDNDKQTAFANGQTGWTGVHEWEKEMARSDAKFGPIFAKFAAMPIEEVAKDPQALKMGGRLFASNCSVCHGSDAKGAYGFPNLTDADWRWGGEPETIKTTIMGGRHAVMPAWAEVIGEQGVADVAAFVVTNLDGRKLPEGTKADPANGGKLFAANCVACHGPAGKGTPAMGAPDLTHPGAFIYGSSFAQLQQTIRYGRQGQMPAQEQLQGNDKVHLLAAYVYSLSHGEKAPEANAE; this comes from the coding sequence ATGACTACATTCTGGAGTCTGTACGTCACAGTCCTCAGTCTCGGTACGATCTTCGCCCTGACCTGGCTGCTGCTGTCGACCCGCAAGGGCCAGCGCAGCGAACAGACGGACGAGACGGTCGGGCACTCCTTCGACGGGATCGAGGAGTACGACAACCCACTGCCTAAATGGTGGTTCATGCTGTTTGTCGGCACGATCATTTTTGCCTTGGGTTACCTGGTGCTGTACCCGGGCCTGGGCAACTGGAAAGGCCTGCTGCCGGGTTACAACTACCTCGATAACGACAAGCAGACCGCGTTCGCCAACGGCCAGACCGGCTGGACCGGCGTGCACGAGTGGGAAAAGGAAATGGCCCGTTCGGACGCCAAGTTCGGTCCGATCTTCGCCAAGTTCGCTGCCATGCCAATCGAAGAAGTCGCCAAGGATCCGCAAGCGCTGAAAATGGGTGGACGTCTATTCGCCTCCAACTGCTCGGTGTGCCACGGTTCCGACGCCAAGGGCGCTTACGGCTTTCCTAACCTGACCGACGCCGACTGGCGTTGGGGCGGCGAACCGGAAACCATCAAGACCACCATCATGGGCGGTCGTCACGCGGTGATGCCGGCCTGGGCTGAAGTGATTGGTGAGCAAGGCGTTGCCGACGTGGCAGCGTTTGTCGTGACCAACCTGGATGGCCGCAAACTGCCGGAAGGCACCAAGGCTGATCCGGCCAACGGCGGCAAACTGTTCGCCGCCAACTGCGTGGCCTGCCACGGGCCGGCCGGCAAAGGCACCCCCGCCATGGGCGCGCCTGATCTGACCCACCCGGGTGCGTTCATCTACGGTTCGAGCTTCGCACAACTGCAGCAGACCATCCGTTACGGCCGTCAGGGCCAGATGCCCGCGCAGGAGCAACTGCAGGGCAACGACAAGGTTCACCTGCTGGCGGCGTATGTTTACAGCCTGTCCCACGGTGAAAAAGCACCGGAAGCGAACGCCGAGTAA
- a CDS encoding CcoQ/FixQ family Cbb3-type cytochrome c oxidase assembly chaperone, giving the protein MDIGMIRGLGTVVVMVAFIGLALWVFSPKRKSEFEDATLLPFADDPEAIKHVEQASRSNKE; this is encoded by the coding sequence ATGGATATCGGGATGATTCGTGGCCTGGGCACCGTTGTCGTGATGGTGGCCTTCATCGGTCTGGCGTTGTGGGTGTTCAGTCCCAAGCGCAAGTCGGAGTTTGAAGACGCGACCTTGTTGCCTTTTGCGGATGATCCCGAAGCCATCAAGCACGTCGAGCAAGCTTCTAGGAGTAACAAAGAATGA
- the ccoO gene encoding cytochrome-c oxidase, cbb3-type subunit II, translated as MKHEAVEKNIGLLAFFMVIAVSVGGLTQIVPLFFQDVTNKPVEGMKPRSALELEGRDVYIANGCVGCHSQMIRPFRAETERYGHYSVAGESVWDHPFLWGSKRTGPDLARVGGRYSDDWQRAHLYNPRNVVPESKMPAYPFLVENKLDGKETAKKMEVLRTLGVPYTDEDIAGAQDAVKGKTEMDALVAYLQGLGTIIKSKR; from the coding sequence ATGAAGCATGAAGCTGTCGAGAAGAATATTGGCCTGCTGGCCTTCTTCATGGTCATCGCCGTCAGCGTTGGCGGCCTGACCCAAATCGTTCCGCTGTTTTTCCAGGACGTCACCAACAAGCCGGTCGAAGGCATGAAGCCGCGTTCGGCACTGGAACTGGAAGGCCGCGACGTTTACATCGCCAACGGCTGTGTCGGCTGCCACTCGCAGATGATCCGTCCGTTCCGTGCTGAAACCGAACGCTATGGCCACTACTCGGTGGCCGGTGAAAGCGTCTGGGATCACCCGTTCCTGTGGGGTTCCAAGCGTACCGGGCCGGATCTGGCCCGTGTCGGCGGTCGTTACTCCGATGACTGGCAACGTGCGCACTTGTACAACCCGCGCAACGTCGTGCCTGAGTCGAAAATGCCGGCTTACCCGTTCCTCGTGGAAAACAAGCTCGACGGCAAAGAGACGGCCAAGAAAATGGAGGTTTTGCGCACCCTCGGCGTCCCTTACACCGACGAAGACATCGCCGGTGCACAGGATGCTGTGAAGGGCAAAACCGAAATGGACGCGCTGGTGGCCTACCTGCAAGGCCTGGGCACCATCATCAAAAGCAAACGGTGA